The nucleotide window GGGCGGTCTGATGACGACCGAGCCGATCGTGCTGCGGCCGGACGCCACGGTCGCCGACGCGCTCGCCCGGGTCAGGCAGTCCGACCTGTCCCCCGCACTCGCCGCGCAGGTGTACGTCTGCCGTCCGCCCGACGAGACCCCGACGGGCAAGTACCTCGGCACGGTGCACTTCCAGCGGCTGCTGCGCGACCCGCCGTTCACCCTCGTCGGCTCGATCGTCGACAGCGACCTCGTACCGCTGCCTCCGGACACCCCGCTGTCCTCGGTGACCAGCTATCTGGCCGCGTACAACCTGGTCTCCGTGCCGGTCGTGGACGCGAGCGGGTCACTGCTGGGCGCGGTGACCGTCGACGACGTCCTCGACCACCTGCTGCCCGAGGACTGGCGCGAGACCGACCTCCACGGCGAGGAGGGGATCGTCCGTGGCCGGTGAGGAGCGCCCGAGGGCAGGATCGACGGGTGCATCCGGCCTCGTACGTCCGCCGCGGCCCCGGCTCGACCAGCCGAAGGCGCCGCGGCGCCTTCGGCTGCCCGACTACGACCCGGAGGCGTTCGGCAGGTTCTCCGAGCGGATCGCCCGCTTCCTGGGGACCGGGCGGTTCATCGTCTGGATGACGCTGATCATCATCCTGTGGGTGGTGTGGAACGTCTTCGCGCCGGAGCCGCTGCGGTTCGACGAGTACCCGTTCATCTTCCTGACCTTCATGCTCTCGCTCCAGGCCTCGTACGCGGCCCCGCTGATCCTGCTCGCGCAGAACCGGCAGGACGACCGCGACCGGGTCACGCACGAGCAGGACCGCACGCAGAACGAGCGCTCCATCGCCGACACCGAATACCTCACCCGGGAGATTGCCGCGCTCCGGATGGGCCTGGGAGAGGTCGCCACGCGGGACTGGATCAGGTCGGAGCTCCAGGACATGGTGAGGGACATGGAGGACCGCCAGGTGCTCTCCGCGGCGGAGAGTGACGAAGGCGACCGTTGACGGGTTACCCGGGCGTAGGGGCATGCGCCGTAACATCGTCGGTATGGCTACGGAAGACGCGGTGCGTGAAGCACTGGCGACAGTGAACGACCCGGAGATCCACCGTCCGATCACCGAACTCGGCATGGTGAAGTCCATCGAGATCGACGCCGACGGTGTGGTCGCTGTCACGGTGTATCTCACGGTTTCCGGCTGTCCGATGCGCGAGACCATCACCAACAACGTGACCGAAGCGGTGGCGCGCGTCGAAGGCGTGTCCCGCGTCGACGTCACCCTCGATGTCATGAGCGACGAACAGCGCAAGGAACTCGCGAGTTCGCTGCGCGGCGGCACGGCCGAGCGCGAGGTGCCGTTCGCCCAGCCCGGCTCCCTGACCCGCGTCTACGCGGTGGCGTCCGGCAAGGGCGGCGTCGGGAAGTCCTCGGTGACGGTGAACCTGGCGGCGGCGATGGCCGCAGACGGACTCAAGGTCGGCGTCGTGGACGCGGACATCTACGGGCACAGCGTGCCGCGGATGCTCGGCGTGGACGGCAAGCCCACCCAGGTCGAGAACATGATCATGCCGCCGTCGGCGCACGGGGTGAAGGTCATCTCCATCGGCATGTTCACGCCGGGCAACGCCCCGGTGGTGTGGCGCGGACCGATGCTCCACCGCGCGCTCCAGCAGTTCCTCGCCGATGTGTACTGGGGCGACCTGGACGTCCTCCTGCTCGACCTGCCGCCGGGCACCGGTGACATCGCGATCTCCGTGGCCCAGCTCGTACCGAACGCCGAGATCCTCGTCGTCACGACCCCGCAGCAGGCCGCGGCCGAGGTCGCCGAGCGGGCCGGTTCCATCGCCGTGCAGACCCACCAGAAGATCGTCGGCGTCGTCGAGAACATGTCGGGCATGCCGTGCCCGCACTGCGACGAGATCGTCGACGTGTTCGGCTCGGGCGGCGGCCAGCGGGTCGCCGAGGGGCTGACGAAGACCGTCGGCGCCACGGTGCCGGTGCTGGGCACCATCCCGATCGACGTACGGCTGCGCGAGGGCGGCGACGAGGGCAAGCCCGTCGTGCTGTCCGACCCGGACTCGGCCGCCGGAGCCGCGCTGCGCTCCATCGCGGAGAAGCTGGGGGGCCGTCAGCGCGGCCTGTCCGGCATGTCCCTGGGGATCACCCCGCGCAACAAGTTCTGAGTTCTCACGCGTACATCTGCGCGTGGAAGGGGGCGGCCTCCTCGGAGACCGCCCCCTTCCACGCGTCCCGCGGGGCAGGTCAGCTGTACGCCTCGATGTCGGCGATCACCGAGAAGCCCAGCCCGTAGGCGCTCATCCCGCGCCCGTACGCCCCGATGTGGACGCCGTTGTGCGCCGAACCGGCCAGCACCCAGCCGAACTCCGACTCGCGGTAGTGGAACTCCACCGGCACACCGTCCACCGGGAGCGACAGCGTCGACCAGGGCGCGTTGCCGAGGTCGTCGGCGAGCTCGAAGGCGGTCTCGGTCTGCTGGTCCAGCCAGTCGTCGCGCAGCATGTGGTCGAGCTGCGGCGGCCAGGTGTACGCGAGCAGGCCCGACCCGGCGAGCCAGGCAGCCGAGGACACCGTGGTGGCGTCCAGGACGCCCGTGCCGTCACCGCTGTGCCGCACCGGACTGGCGGCCACGGTCACGACGACCGCGAAACGCTCCTTCTCGGCACTCGCGTCCGAGCGGACCGAGGGCTCGTCGCCGTGCCCCGTGGAACCGTGCTGCACCGTGCCGTCCGCCGCGGTGCCCACCTGCATCAGCCAGCGCGGGCCCGCGAAGGCCTCGTCCAGCCCGTACCAGGGGAACGGCGCCTGCAGATAGCCGTCGACCGTACGCCGGGCCGTCGGCACCCCCTCTGCGGTGACTGTGCTGGGCGCACCATCCGCCCCTACCCGACTCGTCGTCTCCATCTGCCCGGCCGCCTCCTCGATCTGTCAAAGATCCGGAGCGGCCCGCCCCTTCACGGGGTGGACATCCACGCAACCGGACAGATGGAGAATAGCGATACGGTCCGGACGAGTCGGGATTGGCCGGTCTTCGAGCCTGTCGCCGGGTCACTGGACCGGCTCAGCGCCCGGTCCGGACGCACCCCGGCCCGGGCTGCCACCAGGCGGTCGATCCTCAGGTGGCGTCGGCGTCGAAGGGCGGACGCTCGTCCTTCGCGGGCTGCGCCGGCTTCTTCAGCAGGTCGGGGGTGGCCACCGGATCGGCCACGGCCTTCGTCGAGGCAGCCGCGGCACCGGCTGCGGCACCGGCCGACGCCACGCTCTCGCGGCCGTTCACCGCGTCGGTGACCTCGGCCATCTCCTTGCGCAGGTCGAAGCTCTCGCGGATCTCCTTCAGCCCCAGCTCGTCGTCGCCGTCCATGAGCTGCTTACGGACGAACGTCTTGGGGTTGAGGTCCTCGAACTCGAAGTCCTTGAACTGCGGGCCGAGCTCGGAGCGGATGTCTTCCTTCGCGCTGTCCGAGAACTCGCGGATCTTGCGGATGGTGCGCGTGACGTCCTGGATGACCTTCGGCAACTTCTCGGGGCCGAAGACCAGCACGGCGAGAACCACGAGCGTCAGCAGCTCGAGTGCGCCTATGTCATTGAACACCTTGTTGCTCCTCGTGTTCTCCGCGTGTTCTGCGCCAGCAGGCCGTACGCGGCCCGGATTCGCTCCACGGTACCCGTCGAAGCTGTCCGGGCGGTACCTTCCGGTGGCCGTTACGTGCCGCTTGCCGAACCGAGTGTCACGGTCAGGGAGAGGTCCTTGCCCCCACGGGTCAGCCCGATGCCGAGCCGGTCGCCGGGGCGGTGGGCGCGGATCTTGACGATCAGTTCCTCGCCGCTGTGCACCCGCGCGCCGTCCACCTCGGTGATGATGTCGCCCGGCTTGATGCCCGCCTCGGCCCCGGGGCCGCCCGAGGTGACGGCGGATCCGCCGTCGGCGCCCTTCGTGCCGACCTTGGCGCCGTCGCCCGCGTACTTCATGTCCAGCGTGACGCCGATCACCGGATGCGTGGCCTTACCGGTGTTGATCAGTTCCTCGGCGACCCGCTTGCCCTGGTTGATCGGTATGGCGAAGCCGAGGCCGATGGAGCCGGACTGGCCGCCGTCCAGCGCACTTCCGCTGTCCGCGGCCCGGATGGCGCTGTTGATGCCGATGACGTGCGCCTCGGAGTCGACGAGCGGGCCGCCCGAGTTCCCCGGGTTGATCGGGGCGTCGGTCTGGAGCGCGTCGACGTAACTGACGTCGGTGCCGTCGCCCTTCTCGCCGCCCGCGGTGATGGGCCGCTCCTTGGCGCTGATGATGCCGGAGGTCACCGTGTTGGACAGGTCGAACGGGGCTCCGATGGCCACCACCGGATCACCGACCTGCACGTTGTCCGAGTTTCCGAGCGCGAGGGGCTTGAGCCCGGACACCCCTTTGACCTTGACGACGGCCAGGTCGTAGCCGCTGTCCTTGCCCACGATCTCGGCGCTCGCGGTCTCCCCGCCGCTGAACGTGACCGTGATGTCGCCGCTGCCTCCGGCGGGGGCGACGACGTGGTTGTTGGTGAGGATGTGTCCGTCCTTGTCGAGGACGAAGCCGGTTCCGGTGCCCGACTCGCCGGCGCCGCTGACGTGGAGGGTGACCACGCTGGGCAGGGCGCTGGCGGCGATTCCGGCGACGCTGTCGGCCGGCCTGCCACCGCTGTCACGGCCGGCCTGCGGAAGCTCGACGGAGGTCAGGCCTCCGGTGCGCTCGACATAGGCACCGATCCCGCCGCCTACGCCGCCCGCGACCAGCGCGATCAGCATGATCCCGAGGAGGGCGGACCCGCCCCGGCGCTTCCGGCGCCCGATGTCCGTCCCGGTGGGCGGACCGGGCGCGGTCAAAGGCTGGCGGGGCACGCCCCACGGGTCGTACTGGAGCCACTGCGAGGACGTGGGGTGCTGGGCTTGCTGCTGGGCGTGCGGCTGCGGCTGGTGGGTGCCGGGCTGCTGTGGGTAGGGCGGCTGCTGCTGGGCGTGGGGCTGCCGCAGGTGCGGAGGCTCGAAGGTGTGCCCGGGATCGGCGGCGATCCCGTGGCCGTTCGTCCCCGTTCCCGCGTAGGGCGGCGGTACGGGCGTGCCGTGGGCCGGGGTGGGGACGGGGCGCTGGACGGGCGGCGCGGGGGCCCAGGGGCCGGGGCCGCCGTAGGGCGGGGTGCTGTACTCGTCCGGCGCGTGCAGCGGCTGCGCGCGGGGAGCAGGCGCCGGTGTCTCCACGGCGACCGGTTCGGACGGTACGACGGAGGTGGCCGGCTCGGACGGCACGGCGGGTATCCGTCCGGTCGTTTCCCCGTCCGCGGGCGGGGCACCGACGAGGCCGGTGGCTCCCGTCATGTCCTCGGCGGGAATCGGGTCCCCAGGCCCGCTGCGGCCGGCGCGCCCCGTCGTGGGG belongs to Streptomyces finlayi and includes:
- a CDS encoding DUF1003 domain-containing protein, producing the protein MAGEERPRAGSTGASGLVRPPRPRLDQPKAPRRLRLPDYDPEAFGRFSERIARFLGTGRFIVWMTLIIILWVVWNVFAPEPLRFDEYPFIFLTFMLSLQASYAAPLILLAQNRQDDRDRVTHEQDRTQNERSIADTEYLTREIAALRMGLGEVATRDWIRSELQDMVRDMEDRQVLSAAESDEGDR
- a CDS encoding Mrp/NBP35 family ATP-binding protein yields the protein MATEDAVREALATVNDPEIHRPITELGMVKSIEIDADGVVAVTVYLTVSGCPMRETITNNVTEAVARVEGVSRVDVTLDVMSDEQRKELASSLRGGTAEREVPFAQPGSLTRVYAVASGKGGVGKSSVTVNLAAAMAADGLKVGVVDADIYGHSVPRMLGVDGKPTQVENMIMPPSAHGVKVISIGMFTPGNAPVVWRGPMLHRALQQFLADVYWGDLDVLLLDLPPGTGDIAISVAQLVPNAEILVVTTPQQAAAEVAERAGSIAVQTHQKIVGVVENMSGMPCPHCDEIVDVFGSGGGQRVAEGLTKTVGATVPVLGTIPIDVRLREGGDEGKPVVLSDPDSAAGAALRSIAEKLGGRQRGLSGMSLGITPRNKF
- a CDS encoding sec-independent translocase, with amino-acid sequence MFNDIGALELLTLVVLAVLVFGPEKLPKVIQDVTRTIRKIREFSDSAKEDIRSELGPQFKDFEFEDLNPKTFVRKQLMDGDDELGLKEIRESFDLRKEMAEVTDAVNGRESVASAGAAAGAAAASTKAVADPVATPDLLKKPAQPAKDERPPFDADAT
- a CDS encoding S1C family serine protease, whose product is MDDGKPTGPKAKWWSRPTTGRAGRSGPGDPIPAEDMTGATGLVGAPPADGETTGRIPAVPSEPATSVVPSEPVAVETPAPAPRAQPLHAPDEYSTPPYGGPGPWAPAPPVQRPVPTPAHGTPVPPPYAGTGTNGHGIAADPGHTFEPPHLRQPHAQQQPPYPQQPGTHQPQPHAQQQAQHPTSSQWLQYDPWGVPRQPLTAPGPPTGTDIGRRKRRGGSALLGIMLIALVAGGVGGGIGAYVERTGGLTSVELPQAGRDSGGRPADSVAGIAASALPSVVTLHVSGAGESGTGTGFVLDKDGHILTNNHVVAPAGGSGDITVTFSGGETASAEIVGKDSGYDLAVVKVKGVSGLKPLALGNSDNVQVGDPVVAIGAPFDLSNTVTSGIISAKERPITAGGEKGDGTDVSYVDALQTDAPINPGNSGGPLVDSEAHVIGINSAIRAADSGSALDGGQSGSIGLGFAIPINQGKRVAEELINTGKATHPVIGVTLDMKYAGDGAKVGTKGADGGSAVTSGGPGAEAGIKPGDIITEVDGARVHSGEELIVKIRAHRPGDRLGIGLTRGGKDLSLTVTLGSASGT